A portion of the Pseudopipra pipra isolate bDixPip1 chromosome 1, bDixPip1.hap1, whole genome shotgun sequence genome contains these proteins:
- the ZNF467 gene encoding zinc finger protein 467: MQDSVDPHCALGPAVAKVELEEMEAPGCASSVWPVVPKVEVTPEGDGDSLEDPELHGSGHWLVRKVKVEEEEEDEAWAAGAEAPLAPQPLPGAIPSDPAGTPGIAGACKAEEPCPEELGYGVLPTWGLGQRPDGSGIGIGFGARIEIGPGMGTCPGMSPVPVGHERRPQPAPRPFSCSQCGKAFGKKAHLTRHLRVHTGERPFPCAHCGRRFRQRIHLRSHLRTHTGERPYPCPRCARRFRKKTHLDRHLRTHTGERPHPCPRCARRFAHRQHLLRHLRLHGEPAQGQRDGHGEVPPEEKPPPCPGCETSLTWKQSPASHPRLHTGPGAGNGHLDGHRDEDGDEEKPLPCPQCGTSLSWKQSPAPHLWQHLENRPLGCAECGHGCARNPQHPLQAPSARDPQHPLQAPGARDPEHPPQGPGAKCGRGCTQDPQYPPQAPSARDPQHLLQPPQVPAVQDPQHLSQVPGTEPPFPHHVSQVPPAQRPFAQDPPPAPQAPPAQRPFSCPQCGRGFGRKAHLARHLLVHTGTRPHACARCGRRFSSKTNLGRHEAVHTGLRPHHCARCGRGFTRKTHLERHERTHSRAGAGTGTAGTGAGTAASAGVGTGTGTGIAGPQLGWPEPPTLCP; the protein is encoded by the exons ATGCAGGACAGCGTCGACCCCCACTGTGCCCTGG GTCCCGCCGTGGCCAaggtggagctggaggagatggaggCACCAGGATGTGCCAGCTCAG TGTGGCCGGTGGTCCCCAAGGTGGAGGTGACCCCTGAAGGCGATGGGGACAGTCTGGAGGACCCGGAGCTCCACGGCTCAG GGCACTGGCTGGTGCGGAAGGtgaaggtggaggaggaggaggaggacgaggccTGGGCAGCCGGAGCCGAGGCCCCACTGGCTCCGCAGCCCCTTCCCGGCGCCATCCCCTCTGATCCCGCCGGGACGCCGGGAATCGCCGGCGCCTGCAAAGCGGAGGAGCCGTGCCCGGAGGAGCTGGGGTACGGGGTGCTGCCAacctgggggctggggcagcgccCGGATGGCTCCGGGATCGGGATCGGCTTCGGCGCCAGGATCGAGATCGGCCCCGGGATGGGGACGTGCCCCGGGATGAGCCCCGTCCCCGTGGGGCACGAGCGCCgcccccagcccgccccgcggcccttctcctgctcccagTGCGGGAAGGCCTTCGGGAAGAAGGCGCACCTGACGCGGCACCTGCGGGTGCACACGGGCGAGCGCCCCTTCCCCTGCGCCCACTGCGGGCGCCGCTTCCGCCAGCGCATCCACCTGCGCTCCCACCTGCGCACGCACACCGGGGAGCGGCCCTACCCCTGCCCGCGCTGCGCCCGCCGCTTCCGCAAGAAAACCCACCTGGACCGGCACCTGCGCACCCACACCGGGGAGCGGCCGCACCCCTGCCCGCGCTGCGCCCGCCGCTTCGCCCACCGCCAGCACCTCCTGCGCCACCTGCGCCTGCACGGGGAGCCCGCCCAGGGACAGCGGGACGGGCACGGGGAGGTGCCCCCCGAGGAGAAGCCGCCGCCCTGCCCGGGGTGCGAGACGAGCCTCACCTGGAAGCAGAGCCCGGCGTCGCACCCGCGGCTGCACACGGGGCCGGGGGCCGGGAACGGACACCTGGATGGGCACCGGGATGAGGACGGGGACGAGGAGAAGCCCCTCCCTTGCCCCCAGTGCGGGACGAGCCTCAGCTGGAAGCAGAGCCCGGCGCCACACCTGTGGCAGCACCTGGAGAACCGACCCCTGGGCTGTGCCGAGTGCGGCCACGGCTGCGCCCGGAacccccagcacccactgcaGGCACCCAGTgcccgggacccccagcacccactgcaGGCACCCGGTGCCCGGGACCCTGAGCACCCACCACAGGGGCCCGGTGCCAAGTGTGGCCGTGGCTGCACCCAGGACCCCCAGTACCCGCCACAGGCGCCCAGTgcccgggacccccagcacctcctgcagcccccacagGTGCCCGCTGTCCAGGACCCCCAGCACCTGTCGCAGGTGCCCGGCACTGAGCCCCCCTTCCCCCACCACGTGTCCCAGGTGCCCCCCGCCCAGCGCCCCTTCGCCCAGgaccccccgcccgccccgcagGCGCCCCCCGCCCAGCGCCCCTTCTCCTGCCCGCAGTGCGGGCGCGGTTTCGGGCGCAAGGCGCACCTGGCGCGGCACCTGCTGGTGCACACGGGCACCCGCCCCCACGCCTGCGCCCGCTGCGGGCGCCGCTTCAGCTCCAAGACCAACCTGGGCCGGCACGAGGCCGTGCACACGGGGCTGCGGCCCCACCACTGCGCCCGCTGCGGCCGCGGCTTCACCCGCAAGACTCACCTGGAGCGCCACGAGCGCACCCACAGCCGCGCCGGCGCCGGCACGGGCACCGCCGGCACGGGGGCTGGCACCGCTGCCAGCGCtggggtgggcacggggacTGGCACTGGCATCGCCGGGCCCCAGCTGGGCTGGCCAGAGCCCCCCACTCTCTGCCCCTGA
- the LRRC61 gene encoding leucine-rich repeat-containing protein 61 — protein MATGGGASGAAGSRRADPPAGMEGRGEEAPAPELSEPSEEEEEQEEEEEEEEEEGSGVCVTPALLKACTGEFSLESILLLRLRGRGIAHLGCLADCSNLEWLDLSGNAIAALAPLAALRALAVLNLAGNRVASVEPLRGCRSLRQLNLAGNRLRSLRQLRCLQGLRHLESLRLRDPLARLGNPLCAAPAYRAALAAMLPGLKAIDGQRVAGRGSELFRLCRELDAALDGGAAAEGPAEPPRGPQPWVQAGFWEPRAPRRSAVLEEATRQLGEALRECRELGRRADDSIAQAQRALGRRHAGNYGF, from the exons ATGGCGACGGGGGGCGGGGCCTCGGGGGCCGCCGGGAGCCGCCGTGCG GACCCCCCCGCGGGGATGGAGGGGCGCGGGGAGGAGGCGCCGGCGCCGGAGCTGTCGGAGCcgtcagaggaggaggaggagcaggaggaggaggaggaggaggaggaggaggagggctcGGGGGTGTGCGTGACCCCGGCCCTGCTGAAGGCCTGCACGGGCGAGTTCTCCCTGGAGTCCATCCTGCTGCTGCGGCTGCGGGGCCGCGGCATCGCCCACCTGGGCTGCCTGGCCGACTGCTCCAACCTGGAGTGGCTGGACCTGTCCGGGAACGCCATCGCGGCGCTGGCCCCGCTGGCCGCGCTGCGCGCCCTGGCCGTGCTCAACCTGGCGGGCAACCGCGTGGCCAGCGTGGAGCCGCTGCGGGGCTGCCGCAGCCTGCGCCAGCTCAACCTGGCCGGCAACCGGCTGCGCAGCCTGCGCCAGCTGCGCTGCCTGCAGGGGCTGCGGCACCTCGAGAGCCTGCGCCTGCGGGACCCGCTGGCCCGCCTGGGCAACCCGCTCTGCGCCGCGCCCGCCTACCGCGCCGCGCTGGCCGCCATGCTGCCCGGCCTCAAGGCCATCGACGGGCAGCGCGTGGCCGGGCGCGGCAGCGAGCTCTTCCGCCTGTGCCGCGAGCTGGACGCCGCGCTGgacggcggggccgcggccgaGGGGCCGGCCGAGCCCCCCCGgggcccccagccctgggtgcaggCCGGGTTCTGGGAGCCGCGGGCGCCGCGCCGCAGCGCCGTGCTGGAGGAGGCCACGCGCCAGCTCGGGGAGGCCCTGCGGGAGTGCCGCGAGCTCGGCCGGCGCGCCGACGACTCCATCGCCCAGGCACAGCGAGCGCTCGGCCGCCGGCACGCCGGCAACTACGGCTTCTGA
- the LOC135410939 gene encoding zinc finger protein 135-like encodes MSAGGAPQPAHALDLLPYSRLSPAPRAGSQLDAVGAEIPSDPCTGYRFFKPVGLFGMKPPEEPFGAARTGPEDSKALGSPCAVEPGRVSKVEPEEKPGIGAGSLELFPAAGSSSGRWFPGGQRGPEPPRDPPAPRAGCWGAQGGVPGPFRCGQCGKGFRQKQSLVTHERIHTGEKPFRCGDCGKSFSQRPNLLTHRRVHTGERPFPCAQCGKSFSQKANLLAHQRIHGAHPDEGKARARPARGCAEDTPFVCPECGKSFRQKPNLITHRRIHTGERPFSCFLCGRSFNQKTNLVTHYRVHTGERPFACAQCGKRFTQKTNLVTHQSTHTDLRPFPCAQCHKCFKDKVSLKAHQKTHVPRQRRCLARGPAPAAPFGAAPALLPPAPAPQDPPFAPLPPAPKPPEGAELFPCEEKGFPPPPPGEPPFPCAHCGDGFCPKVPLLRPPEAPPNFSPGPPLLGPPGAQPGLGDATAPPEKPFICNQCGNSFGLWLALVAHQKSHTGHKPCPGAPPEPGPGAELPPGSPPARAGEARPWPCPECGRSLAQCERLLRHGHGAGGRGPFRCDTCGKRFSLKTNLATHQRIHTGERPFTCGVCGRRFNQKGNLVTHYRVHTGERPFACAQCGKRFAQKPNLLAHQKTHLGRQPFTCLECPKRFKSKLSLRVHQRVHAGPPGTAPGAADPAGAPFPCGPCGEACGEHGGPPANPRGRPHSCPEQRRPCAEHHHPCTEQHRACAEQLHACAKCPCAKRLHPCLEQPRPCGEQPHACERPHVCERPHACERPHTCAEQPHACERPHGCAEQLHPCAGCPHACAERPHACTKQPHGCAEHPHACVEQPRACGECPHACAERAHPCEQPPPCAEQPRPCPECPHGCAERPHACAECGKRFRQKVNLAVHLRTHTGERPFRCADCGKGFSQKAHLLRHRRTHGTGLAPACSAGDPLGKGPEPPALLLPPCSRGAPPARPDSPSGAADILLQLMQDEHPPGPGAPPVPPCKCPGEGPGPRAPGLPPPCCCAACLAPRPPEPPRGQLWAKAGGCARAFEEKRVPGMPGTPGMPGTPGAPEQEHIEEKPAPCPGCL; translated from the exons ATGTCCGCGGGGGGAGCGCCCCAG cccgcCCACGCCCTGGATCTGCTCCCGTATTCCCGGCTGAGCCCGGCGCCGCGGGCCGGATCCCAGCTGGATGCTGTCGGCGCCGAGATCCCCTCGGATCCCTGCACAG GGTACCGGTTCTTCAAGCCGGTGGGATTGTTCGGGATGAAGCCGCCGGAGGAGCCGTTCGGAGCCGCGCGGACGGGCCCGGAGGACTCCAaggccctgggcagcccctgcgcCG TGGAGCCCGGGCGGGTGAGCAAGGTGGAGCCCGAGGAGAAGCCCGGGATCGGCGCCGGCTCCCTGGAGCTGTTCCCGGCCGCCGGCAGCAGCTCTGGCCGCTGGTTCCCCGGCGGGCAGCGtggccccgagcccccccgggaccccccggccccccgcgcCGGCTGCTGGGGGGCCCAGGGGGGCGTCCCCGGCCCCTTCCGCTGCGGGCAGTGCGGGAAGGGCTTCCGGCAGAAGCAGAGCCTGGTGACGCACGAGCGgatccacaccggggagaagCCGTTCCGGTGCGGggactgcgggaagagcttcagccagcGGCCCAACCTGCTCACGCACCGGCGGGTGCACACGGGCGAGCGGCCCTTCCCCTGCGCCCAGTGCGGCAAGAGCTTCTCGCAGAAGGCCAACCTGCTGgcccaccagcgcatccacgGCGCCCACCCCGACGAGGGCAAGGCGCGGGCGCGGCCGGCGCGGGGCTGCGCCGAGGACACGCCCTTCGTGTGCCCCGAGTGCGGGAAGAGCTTCCGGCAGAAGCCCAACCTGATCAcgcaccggcgcatccacacgGGCGAGCGGCCCTTCTCCTGCTTCCTGTGCGGCCGCAGCTTCAACCAGAAAACCAACCTGGTGACGCACTACCGGGTGCACACAGGTGAGCGGCCCTTCGCCTGCGCCCAGTGCGGGAAGCGCTTCACCCAGAAAACCAACCTGGTCACGCACCAGAGCACCCACACCGACCTGCGCCCCTTCCCCTGCGCCCAGTGCCACAAGTGCTTCAAGGACAAGGTGTCCCTCAAGGCCCACCAGAAGACGCACGTCCCCCGCCAGCGCCGCTGCCTGGcgcgcggcccggcccccgccgcgcccttcggggccgcgcccgccctgctgccccccgcgcccgccccgcagGACCCCCCCTtcgccccgctcccgcccgccccgAAGCCCCCCGAGGGCGCCGAGCTGTTCCCCTGCGAAGAGAAGGGcttcccccccccgcccccgggcGAGCCCCCCTTCCCCTGCGCCCACTGCGGCGACGGCTTCTGCCCCAAGGTGCCCCTGCTGCGGCCCCCCGAGGCCCCCCCAAACTtctcccccggcccccccctCCTGGGGCCCCCGGGGGcacagccggggctgggggacGCCACGGCCCCCCCCGAGAAGCCCTTCATCTGCAACCAGTGCGGGAACAGCTTCGGGCTCTGGCTCGCCCTCGTCGCCCACCAGAAGAGCCACACGGGGCACAAGCCGTGCCCCGGGGCCCCCCCCGAGCCCGGTCCCGGCGCGGAGCTGCCCCCCGGGTCCCCCCCGGCACGGGCGGGCGAGGCCCGGCCCTGGCCGTGCCCCGAGTGCGGGCGCAGCCTGGCGCAGTGCGAGCGGCTGCTGCGGCACGGGCACGGCGCCGGCGGGCGCGGCCCCTTCCGCTGCGACACCTGCGGGAAGCGCTTCAGCCTCAAAACCAACCTGGCCAcacaccagcgcatccacacagGTGAGCGGCCCTTCACCTGCGGCGTCTGCGGCCGCCGCTTCAACCAGAAGGGCAACCTGGTGACGCACTACCGGGTGCACACGGGCGAGCGGCCCTTCGCCTGCGCCCAGTGCGGGAAGCGCTTCGCGCAGAAGCCCAACCTGCTGGCCCACCAGAAGACCCACCTGGGCCGCCAGCCCTTCACCTGCCTCGAGTGCCCCAAGCGCTTCAAGAGCAAACTGTCCCTGCGGGTGCACCAGCGGGTGCACGCGGGGCcccccggcacggcccccgGCGCCGCCGACCCCGCCGGGGCCCCCTTCCCCTGCGGGCCCTGCGGGGAGGCCTGCGGCGAGCACGGGGGACCGCCGGCGAACCCGCGCGGGCGGCCCCACTCCTGCCCCGAGCAGCGCCGGCCCTGCGCCGAGCACCACCACCCCTGCACGGAGCAGCACCGCGCCTGTGCCGAGCAGCTGCACGCCTGCGCCAAGTGCCCCTGCGCCAAGCGGCTGCACCCCTGCCTCGAGCAGCCCCGGCCCTGCGGCGAGCAGCCCCACGCCTGCGAGCGGCCCCACGTCTGCGAGCGGCCCCACGCCTGCGAGCGGCCCCACACCTGCGCCGAGCAGCCCCACGCCTGTGAGCGGCCCCACGGCTGCGCTGAGCAGCTGCACCCCTGCGCCGGGTGTCCCCACGCCTGCGCCGAGCGGCCCCACGCCTGCACCAAGCAGCCCCACGGCTGCGCCGAGCACCCTCACGCCTGCGTGGAGCAGCCCCGCGCCTGCGGCGAGTGCCCCCACGCCTGCGCCGAGCGCGCCCACCCCTGCGAGCAGCCGCCGCCCTGCGCCGAGCAGCCCCGGCCGTGCCCCGAGTGCCCCCACGGCTGCGCCGAGCGGCCGCACGCGTGTGCCGAGTGCGGGAAGCGGTTCCGGCAGAAGGTGAACCTGGCCGTGCACCTGCGCACGCACACGGGGGAGCGCCCGTTCCGCTGCGCCGACTGCGGCAAGGGCTTCAGCCAGAAGGCCCATCTGCTGCGGCACCGCCGCACCCACGGCACCGGCCTCGCGCCCGCCTGCTCCGCCGGGGACCCCCTGGGCAAGGGCCCCGAGCCCccggccctgctgctgcccccctGCTCCCGcggggcccccccggcccggcccgacAGCCCCTCGGGCGCCGCCGACATCCTCCTGCAGCTCATGCAGGACGAGCACCCCCCGGGCCCCGGagcccccccggtgcccccgtGCAAGTGCCCGGGGGAGGGTCCGGGCCCCAGGGCGCCGGGGCTGCCCCCCCCGTGCTGCTGTGCCGCCTGCCTGGCCCCCcgcccccccgagcccccccgggggcagctctgggccaAGGCCGGGGGCTGCGCGCGGGCCTTCGAGGAGAAGCGCGTGCCGGGAATGCCGGGAACGCCGGGAATGCCGGGAACGCCGGGAGCGCCGGAGCAGGAGCACATCGAGGAAAAACCGGCCCCGTGTCCCGGCTGTCTGTAA
- the RARRES2 gene encoding retinoic acid receptor responder protein 2: protein MRLPVALWLPLALAVAALAAGQSPLQRRVVRDVLEYFHGRSNVHFLFRERELDGLVEREDPSGTFVQLRLGLAQTSCRKRSPQRQCRVVENRRKPTCLACYKFDTGDVPKVLDKYHNCGPAHHLAAKEIRQRDEAECRAVEEAGKGGDALYLPGMFAFSRGLPA, encoded by the exons ATGAGGCTCCCGGTGGCCCTGTGGCTGCCGCTGGCCCTGGCGGTGGCCGCGCTGGCCGCGGGGCAGTCCCCGCTCCAGCGGCGCGTGGTCCGGGACGTGCTGGAATATTTCCACGGGCGCAGCAACGTGCATTTCCTCTTCAGGGAGAGGGAGCTGGACGGGCTCGTCGAGAGG GAGGATCCCTCGGGGACGTTCGTGCAGCTCCGGCTGGGCCTGGCGCAGACGTCGTGCCGCAAGCGGAGCCCGCAGCGCCAGTGCCGCGTGGTGGAGAACCGG CGGAAGCCGACCTGCCTGGCCTGCTACAAGTTCGACACCGGTGACGTCCCCAAGGTGCTGGACAAGTACCACAACTGCGGCCCCGCCCATCACCTGGCGGCCAAG GAGATCCGGCAGCGGGATGAGGCCGAGTGCCGGGCGGTGGAGGAGGCCGGGAAGGGAGGGGACGCGCTGTACCTGCCCGGAATGTTCGCCTTCTCCCGGGGGCTGCCGGCATAG
- the LOC135411115 gene encoding S-antigen protein-like, whose product MQRGVPPDVSFEEVAIYFSPEEWAELLPWQRALYREVMADNYDLVASLGSVSKFTDMKEEWPGEVPCAGGDSRTSDASSTVAQDGSASEDDDGGHWELGFGAPRSGWSDTAPGGCAGDPPREEPCDGLGPSCGAELGDARAEPPAPGPPFVCGTCGKAFRHRRNLLTHKRLRGGNRARHGCPECGRAFCLRGDLLRHRGSRGRPGCPQCPQCPQCPQCPQCPQCPQRPAGAAGPCEERPFVCGRCGRGFAWRESLELHVRSHPPPERAHPCPECGRAFRSRGHLRLHRRAHAGHRPFPCARCGRAFASQANLSTHRRLRRRCRDPRAQGSRDPRGSRDPQGNRDPQGNRDPQGDGNRDPRAQGSRDPQGNRDPQGERDPQGNRDPQGNRDPQGERDPHKDGNRDPQGERDPCRDGNRDHPGDGNRDPQGERDSLRDRNRDPSGERDPHGDGNMDPQRERDPRRDGNRDHPRDGNRDPQGERDPHAQGNRDPQGERDPYRYRNRDPQGERDSLGDGNRDPHGDWNRDHPGDGNRDPQGERDSLRDGNRDPSGERDPHRDGNRDPQGERDPHRDGNRDPQGERDPHRDGNRDPQGEKDPHRDGNRDPQGERDPHRDGNRDPHGDGNRDHLEDGNRDPQGERDPHGDGNGDPCGDGNRDPSRNGNMDPQGERDSPREENRDPCEEREPHRDGNKDPSGERELHGDGNRDPQGDGNRDPSGDGNRDPSGERDPPREENRDPQGDGNRDPSGEREPHGDGNRDPQGEKDPHRDGNRDPFGEREPHGDGNRDPEGEKDTPRDGNKDPQGERDTHRDRDSLGDQVTPGDRGRQGDKDPLGDGDACGVRDPLGNGDLLRDRDTLRDGNPLGDGNPLGDGADPGGDQQ is encoded by the exons ATGCAGAGG GGGGTGCCCCCCGACGTGTCGTTCGAAGAGGTGGCCATTTACTTCTCCCCCGAGGagtgggcagagctcctgccctggcagcgGGCGCTGTACCGAGAGGTCATGGCTGACAACTACGACCTGGTGGCCAGTCTGG GCTCCGTGTCCAAGTTCACTGACATGAAGGAGGAGTGGCCCGGGGAggtcccctgtgctgggggggACAGCAGAACTTCTGACGCCTCCAGCACCG TTGCCCAGGACGGTTCTGCCAGTGAGGATGATGACGGGGGACACTGGGAATTGGGGTTCGGTGCCCCCCGCTCCGGCTGGAGCGACACCGCCCCGGGGGGCTGTGCCGGGGACCCCCCTCGGGAGGAGCCGTGTGACgggctggggccgagctgcGGGGCCGAGCTGGGGGATGCCCGggccgagccccccgccccgggcccgCCGTTCGTGTGCGGGACCTGCGGCAAAGCCTTCCGGCACCGCCGCAACCTGCTCACGCACAAGCGGCTGCGCGGGGGGAACCGCGCCCGGCACGGCTGCCCCGAGTGCGGCCGCGCCTTCTGCCTGCGCGGGGACCTGCTGCGGCACCGCGGATCGCGGGGGCGGCCCGgctgcccccagtgcccccagtgcccccagtgcccccagtgcccccagtgcccccagtgcccccagcgccccgcgggcgcggcggggccgtgcgAGGAGCGTCCCTTCGTGTgcgggcgctgcgggcgcggctTCGCCTGGCgggagagcctggagctgcacgTGCGGTCCCACCCGCCCCCCGAGCGCGCCCACCCCTGCCCCGAGTGCGGCCGCGCCTTCCGCAGCCGCGGGCACCTCCGGCTGCACCGCCGGGCACACGCCGGGCACCGGCCCTTCCCCTGCGCCCGCTGCGGCCGCGCCTTCGCCTCGCAGGCCAACCTGAGCACACACCGCCGGCTGCGCCGCCGCTGCCGCGACCCCcgggcacagggcagcagggacccccggggcagcagggacccccaggggaacagggacccccaggggaacagggacccccagggggatgggaacagggacccccgggcacagggcagcagggacccccaggggaacagggacccccagggggagagggacccccagggcaacagggacccccaggggaacagggacccccagggggAGAGGGACCCCCACaaggatgggaacagggacccccagggggAGAGGGAcccctgcagggatgggaacagggaccaCCCCGGGGATGGGAATAGGGACCCCCAAGGGGAGAGAGACTCTCTCAGGGATAGGAACAGGGACCCCTCTGGGGAGAGGGACCCCCATGGGGATGGGAACATGGATCCCCAGAGGGAGAGGGACCCCCgcagggatgggaacagggaccaCCCCAGGGATGGGAATAGGGACCCCCAAGGGGAGAGGGACCCCCACGCCCAGGGGAACAGGGACCCCCAAGGGGAGAGAGACCCCTACAGGTATAGGAACAGGGACCCTCAGGGGGAGAGGGACTCTCTtggggatgggaacagggacccCCACGGAGATTGGAACAGGGACCACCCCGGGGATGGGAATAGGGACCCCCAAGGGGAGAGGGACTCTCtcagggatgggaacagggacccCTCTGGGGAGAGGGACCcccacagggatgggaacagggacccccagggggAGAGGGACCcccacagggatgggaacagggacccccagggggAGAGGGACCcccacagggatgggaacagAGACCCCCAGGGGGAGAAGGACCcccacagggatgggaacagggacccccagggggAGAGGGACCcccacagggatgggaacagggacccCCATGGGGATGGGAATAGGGACCACCTCGAGGATGGGAATAGGGACCCCCAGGGGGAGAGGGACCCccatggggatgggaatggagacCCTTgtggggatgggaacagggacccctccaggaatgggaacaTGGACCCCCAGGGGGAGAGGGACTCCCCTAGGGAGGAGAACAGGGACCCCTGCGAGGAGAGGGAGCcccacagggatgggaacaAGGACCCCTCTGGGGAGAGGGAGCTCCatggggatgggaacagggacccccagggggatgggaacagggacccctctggggatgggaacagggacccCTCTGGGGAGAGggaccctcccagggaggagaacagggacccccagggggatgggaacagggacccCTCTGGGGAGAGGGAGCCCCatggggatgggaacagggacccccagggggAGAAGGACCcccacagggatgggaacagggacccCTTTGGGGAGAGGGAGCCCCatggggatgggaacagggacccCGAGGGGGAGAAggacacccccagggatgggaacaAGGACCCCCAGGGGGAGAGGGACacccacagggacagggactcccTTGGGGACCAGGtcacccctggggacaggggtcgCCAGGGGGACAAGGACCCCCTTGGGGATGGTGATGCCTGTGGGGTCAGGGACCCCCTGGGGAACGGGGACCTCCTCAGAGACAGGGATACCCTCAGGGATGGGAACCCCCTCGGGGATGGGAACCCCCTCGGGGATGGGGCTGACCCGGGGGGTGACCAGCAGTAG